The following proteins come from a genomic window of Leishmania major strain Friedlin complete genome, chromosome 3:
- a CDS encoding hypothetical protein (previous protein_id=AAM69034.1) has product MSSHQILITAPEVYSKRFAQALEARSLIPMAVPVIETIATPDTADMRALLEQDLNGIDYIAFCSRCAVDSLSAALDHRYGGGGESVSERAGSAPAVNEDRRATAVVKVLAKCALAAIGKDADYVFERLRIRTTICPDEPSPAGIAAKLAESGRAEGRTIAVLAPCVEGFTEPDVVPRFVDQLKGMGMKVVRVDAYMTRPVSEEAVSAAVTALKNGSVRGVAFTSAGEIAVLLRRSPQCLMNIDVACFGPYTAGFAAKHGVKVSCVAKDFRSFDGFAATIEQHYASR; this is encoded by the coding sequence ATGTCGTCACACCAAATTTTGATAACCGCGCCTGAGGTGTACTCGAAGCGCTTCGCGCAGGCGTTGGAGGCACGCTCCCTAATCCCTATGGCAGTTCCGGTGATCGAGACCATCGCGACACCGGACACGGCAGACATGCGGGCACTGCTGGAGCAGGACCTCAACGGCATCGACTACATTGCTTTTTGCAGCCGGTGCGCCGTTGATTCGCTGAGCGCCGCCTTGGACCACCGAtacggcggtggcggcgagtcGGTGTCAgagcgcgccggcagcgcaccCGCGGTGAACGAGGACAGGCGGGCAACGGCCGTGGTGAAGGTTCTCGCCAAGTGCGCTCTGGCTGCGATCGGCAAGGACGCTGACTACGTTTtcgagcggctgcgcatcCGCACGACGATATGCCCAGATGAACCGAGCCCTGCTGGCATCGCCGCAAAGCTGGCGGAGAGTGGCCGCGCGGAGGGTCGCACGATCGCCGTGCTGGCACCGTGTGTGGAGGGCTTCACGGAACCGGATGTGGTGCCGCGGTTTGTCGACCAGCTCAAGGGAATGGGGATGAAGGTGGTGCGAGTCGACGCGTACATGACGCGTCCCGTGAGCGAAGAAGCCGTCTCTGCCGCCGTTACGGCGCTGAAGAATGGAAGTGTTCGCGGCGTCGCCTTCACCAGCGCTGGCGAGATCGCTGTAttgctgcgccgctcgccCCAGTGCCTGATGAACATCGATGTGGCTTGCTTTGGCCCATACACGGCCGGGTTTGCAGCGAAGCATGGTGTCAAAGTCTCCTGTGTGGCGAAGGACTTCAGGTCGTTTGACGGGTTCGCCGCCACCATCGAGCAGCATTACGCGAGTAGATGA